The Thermosinus carboxydivorans Nor1 region GCTGATTAGAGCTGATAAAGGGGCTCGGATCGGTCAAAGCACGGTTGTTAGCCAGAAGCTGCATACTTTCAATCCGGCGATGCCGGAAGAAATACAGGTATTGCAGGATTTGGACGCCGGCCAAATGTTTTACCGGCGGCGTGATAGGGGGAAGGTCTACCATTTGGATATTTTTCACCAGTGCGGGTTGGTTGACCACCGGCAGGTGGCAGCGGCAATCAAGGAGGCAGTAAATGCTTATAACTTTCACTTTGCCCTTCATAATGCCGTATTTTTTAACAAAACGGGTAATGTAGTCAAGGCGGATTGGATTGATGTCCAGACCGGAACCGGCGGCGGCAGAGTCACCGGCAGCCTAAAATTCGGCAAAAAACTATCGCTCCGGCGCGCACACGAAAATCATGTGCATCTTGCCGTCATGCTCCCGAACGAACACATCGCCTGTCTATTCTACTTGGTAGCGGCAGTAGAACACGTTATCCTGGGCTGCCAACTCGAACTAAGGCAAAATGAGCGAATTGTTCACAAGCAGGGAGGTGGACATGGCGGCGAATGTGACTTATCCCCTTATGCCGACCAAACAGATTCTTTTCTCCGGGATAAAGATACGACGCAGCTTTCCCAGCCGGTTAAAGAACGGCAGTATGTGCAAGATACCGTCGAGCTGGCTGAAGATTTTGATTCGGTTCGCGAAATGCGGGAAATACTGCAAGAGTTGGCAGAAAACCCGACCCGGACGCAGATGCTCCGTAAGCTTGAGCGCAACGGCAAGAGCGAACAGGTGCTTGATCGTCTAACCGGCTTAGGCATTGTCGCGGCTGATGGCAAACGGATATCGCTTACCCCCTACGGGCGAGAGTTTAAAGACTATCTAGACCGCCATTTACCGGACCTGGAGGCGCACTTACGGCGCGCCATCCGTTTACTCAAGCCCCGTTCTCCCGACCAGGGGCGGTCTAAGGCGCGGATGCAAGCCATGCATGGACAGGAGCAGCGGCATGCAAAGCGGTGGACAGTCGGCGGCTCACTAGGTCAATTGGCGGTTGCCGAAACGGTAATCGCGGCTGCACAGCGATGCGCAGCCGGACCGGGCGGCCCGTTCACTATTGGCAGCCAGGACATTCATCATTTTATCCGGAAGAAAAAAAGCAAAACCGATATTTGTCTGATTATCGACGCCAGCGCGAGCATGAGCGGCCAGCGGGTTGGGGCTGCTAAGCTCCTTGCCAAGCATCTCCTTTTGTCTACGTCTGACCGTGTCGCCGTCATCGTCTTTCAGGAAAATCAGGCCCGGGTTCAGGTACCGCTGACCCGCGATTTCGCCCAGGCGGAGAGTAGTCTTGCCCATATCGAGTCTTTTGGCTCAACGCCGCTCGCATTGGGGCTCAAAGTTGGCATTGAGTATTTAAAAGAGTCCCGGGCTAAAAATCCGCTTGTTATTCTTATTACCGATGGGGTGCCAACCGTCGGAGATATTACCGGTGACCCGCTGGCCGACGCTCTCACCGCGGCGGCCAGTATCAAGAGCCATGGCTACGGTTTTACCTGTATCGGTCTAAAGCCGCACCGGGATTATCTTACCCAGGTGGCGCAGGCCGCCGGCGGTAATATTTACGTCCTCGATGAACTGGAAAAACAGGTACTGGTACAAACAGCGTGGAGCGAATGCCGGCCGCGCTGGTACTAACCGGTACTTTTCTTTTTTGATAAAAGGATTATCTGTTTATGGCGAGAATAATATAAAATTGTAAATTTCCAGAGATGTGAGTGGTAAGCATGCGTTTTTTATTTCTATCGTTTGTTTTTGCCCTCTTGGTAGCGATATTTGCCGTGCAAAACTCTTTGCCGGTAACAGTAACGTTTCTCATGTGGAGTTTTCAAACGTCACTGGTTATTATTATCCTGGGGGCGGCTACGTTTGGCGCCTTAGTAATAGTGTCGCTGGCTACACTGGCCCAATTCCGTCTGCAGCGCACTATTAGCCTGCTCACCCAGCGTTTAAGCGACCTGGAAACTGAGAATAATGAACTCAAAGCCAAGTTAAATAGCGGTACCGAGCAAATTGACCCCAACAAACCTGCAGCTGAAAACCAAGCCACAAATCATGAAAGTTTATAATTTAGCTGTATACCAGTTACAATTAGGGAGGCAAGTATATGAATTTTAAGGATAACATCAGGATAATTCCCGATTTTCCCGAGCCAGGTATTCGTTTTAAGGATATTACCACTTTGCTCAAGGACGGGGCGGTTTTTCACCAGGCTATTGACGCACTTTGTGCTGCATATGCCGAAGAGCAGATTGATTTGGTCGTCGGGCCAGAAGCGCGCGGGTTTGCCGTCGGCGCGCCTGTGGCCTATCGGTTGGGAGCAGGCTTTGTACCGGTTCGCAAGCCAGGCAAATTGCCGGCGGAAACGCTGCGCTACGAGTACACTCTGGAATATGGAAAAGATGCGCTCGAAATTCACCGCGATGCGATTATACCAGGCCAGCGTGTGCTGATTGTCGATGATTTGCTGGCTACGGGCGGCACTACCGAGGCGACGATCCGGATGGTAGAACAATTGGGCGGCAAAGTTGTCGGCCTTGCTTTTCTTATAGAGTTATCTTATCTTAACGGCCGCAACCGGCTGAAGGATTATCGTATCGTTTCCCTGGCCGTTTACTAGTGTAATTTTGGTTTTTGCGAGGTGTGTCCATGGTTTCGGAAGCCAAAGCAAATATTGAGGAAATCATAAAACAGATACAATCGTATCAACCGGACGCGCCTATTGAACTTGTGCAAAAGGCCTATGCTTTCGCCGGTGAGGCCCATCGCGGCCAGTACCGGGTTTCCGGCGAGGAATATATTACCCACCCGCTCGGTGTGGCCAAAATTCTCGCCGATCTCCAGATTGACGCGCTGACTATCAGTGCGGGTTTGCTTCATGATGTAGTGGAAGATACGCCGGTTACGCTGGAGGAGATAGAAAAACAGTTTGGCAAGGAAATTGCCATGCTGGTCGATGGCGTTACTAAACTTAGCCGGATGGAATATAAATCAAAAGAAGAGCAACAGCTGGAGAGTTACCGCAAAATGTTTTTGGCCATGGCCAAGGACATTCGCGTTGTGCTTATTAAACTTGCCGACCGGCTGCACAACATGCGGACGCTCAAATATATGCCGCCGGCAAAGCAAAAGGAAATAGCCAGGGAGACTCTGGAAATTTTTGCGCCGCTTGCTAACCGGCTGGGAATTTTCAGTATAAAATGGGAACTGGAAGATTTGGCTTTCCGCTTCCTCGAACCGGAAAAATACTACGAACTTGTTGAGAAAGTCAAACAGAAGCGCCAGGAACGGGAAGCCTTGATCAATGAAGCCATCAAGATTTTGTCAGAGCGGCTGACGGCGATGGGGATAAAGGCGGAAATTCAGGGGCGGCCCAAGCACTTTTACAGCATCTATAAAAAGATGCAAAAGGATAATAAAGACCTGAGCGAGATTTACGATTTGTCGGCGGTGCGGGTCATCGTTGATACGATTAAAGACTGTTATGCCGCGCTGGGGATTGTCCATACGCTCTGGAAACCCATACCGGGGCGGTTTAAAGATTATATTGCTATGCCTAAATCTAATATGTACCAATCGCTGCATACTACTGTCATCGGGCTTCAGGGCCAGCCGCTGGAGATTCAAATTCGAACTGTGGAGATGCATCGTACCTCCGAGTATGGCATTGCCGCACACTGGCGCTATAAGGAAGGCGGAAAAGGCACTGACCGCGATTTTGAGCAGAAGTTGTCTTGGCTGCGCCAGCTTTTGGAATGGCATCAAGAACTGCGGGATCCGCGGGAATTTATGGAAGCCCTTAAACTAGACGTTTTTGCCGACGAGGTCTTTGTTTTTACCCCGAAAGGCGATGTCATTGACTTGCCGGCCGGTTCGGTGCCAATTGATTTTGCTTACCGCATTCATACCGATGTGGGACATCGCTGTGTGGGAGCACGCGTCAACGGTAAGATTGTGCCTTTGGAATATAAATTAGCCAACGGTGATATAGTCGAAATTATCACCTCAAAGCATTCTAGCGGTCCCAGCCTGGATTGGCTGAACATTGTGGGTTCGCCCGAAACGCGCAATAAAATCAGGCAGTGGTTCAAGAAGGAAAAGCGCGAGGAAAACATTGCCAAAGGCCGGGAAATGATTGAACGAGAGAGCAAACGGCTTGGTTATGATTGGCGCGAACTTACAAAGGGTGATCGGCTCAACGAAATCGCCAAGAAAATGAATCTTGCCAATGAGGAAGACCTATTAAGTGCTTTAGGCTATGGCGGCGTCACGCTGCATAGTGTAATGACCAAATTGTTGGAAGCGCATAAAAAAGAAATTAAAAGCACGACACCGCCGGCACTATCCCGATTATTGACCGAACTTAAGCCCAAGCGGCCGCGTAGCAAAAATAGTCATGGTATTCTCGTAAAAGGCGAAGCCGGAGTCTTGGTTCGTCTGGCCCGCTGCTGCAACCCCATTCCCGGCGACCCCATTGTCGGTTATGTAACCCGCGGTCGCGGTGTTTCCGTTCACCGTGCCGACTGCACTAATATCCTAAGCCATCCCGAGGAATATGAACGGGTGATTGAGGTGGCATGGGATATTGAAGCGGCCGATATTTACCGGGTGACGGTTGAGGTAACAGCCATGGATCGTCCGGGTGTGCTGTCAGATATTATGATGGTGGCGGCGGAAACCAAGACTAATGTCAGTGCCGTCAATGCCAGGGTTCATAAAAATAAAATGGCTACCATCTCTTTAGGCCTTGACATTCATGATTTGACCCAGTTGGAGCACATCATGGCGAAAATGCGGCGGGTAAAAGACGTGTTTAGTGTTCACCGGGCGACACCAAGTTCGGCAGGAGGGATCTGATGCGAGCTGTTGTACAACGCACTGACGCGGCTAGTGTTATCGTTGACAATCAGGAAATAGCGAATATTGGCCGCGGACTTACCGTTCTCCTCGGTGTTGGGGAGGACGATGATGAGCAAGACGTCCGCTATCTAGCGGATAAAATTGTTAATTTGCGCATTTTTCCAGACAATGCGGGGAAAATGAATTTATCACTTCGCGATATTAACGGCGAGTTATTGGTAGTATCGCAATTTACGCTGTACGGTGACTGTCGTAAAGGCCGACGGCCCAGTTTTGACGCCGCGGCGGCGCCGGAAAACGCTCGCCGGTTGTATGAAATGTTTATTGTCTGCTGCCGGCAGCAGGGATTACGGGTAGCCTGCGGCCAATTCCAGGCGGAGATGATAGTACGTTTGGCTAATCATGGTCCGGTAACCTTGCTGCTTGACAGCAAGCGAGTTTTTTAACACGAAGGAGTGTAAAATTATGAAGATTATTGCACTGGAAGTTGGTAGCCTCGGCACTAACTGTTACATTGTTTATTGCGAAAAAACACGGGCCGCTGCCGTGATTGACCCCGGCGGTAATGCGGAAGAAATTCTGGCCGTGATAAACGGCGAAAACCTAAAAGTAGAGTGTATTATTAACACCCATGGCCACGCCGACCATATCCAGGCAAACGCCAAAATTAAGCAAGCTACCTGTGCGCCTATTTTCATTCATCGCGAAGATGCCGATATGCTCACCAGTATTCACCGCAACCTTTCGGTCTTCATCGGCGGTGGGATAAAATGCGAGCCCGCTGACCGTCTGCTTCAAGATGGTGATATTATTCGTATCGGAGAAATTGCGTTAACCGTAATCCATACACCGGGGCACACTCCTGGCGGTATCTGTCTGCTGGGTGGCGATGTGCTGTTTAGCGGTGATACTTTGTTTGCCGAGTCCATCGGCCGGACGGATTTTCCCGGTGGGTCTTACCGGCAGCTAATTCACAGTATTAAAGAAAAACTCATGGTTTTGGACGACAATGTGCGCGTTTTGCCCGGCCATGGCCCGGAAACGACTATCGGTTGGGAACGGCAGCATAATCCGTTTATTCAGTAACGTCTTGCGGCGAGGTGTCGGCGGTGTTCCCAGCGCGATGGGTGAAGTTTGGCGTACTTGTTGCCGGTCTTTATTTACTGAGTAAGGCAACGGCCATTTATTTGCCCATAATCTTGGCAACCATCTTGGCGTTTGTCTTAAATCCAGTAGTAAATTGGCTGTGTTCATTGTCCTTGGGGCCGAAAAAACAAGCCTGCTCTCGTCCGGTCGCCATATTGCTCGGGTTTTTCCTTGCGGCCCTGTTGCTGAGCCTTATGGCTACTTATATCCTGTTGCCGTTTGCGCAGGAATCTGATAAACTGGCGGACAGTTTGCCGGCGCTGCTTATCAAAATTCGGACATTGACCAGTACTATTGAATATCGTGCCAACATGGCCGAAGTTCCCGACAATGTGCGGGTGCTAATTGATGAAGGCCTGGCGCGGGCGGCTGCGTTTTCCGTTGAACTGGCCCAGCGGGCGATAAATGCTTTCATAGGCTTTGCCAGTCAAGTAGTCGAACTGATTGTCGTTCCCGTTTTGACCTATTATTTTTTGAAAGACTGGCGGGACTTAAAGCGCATGGCCGTAGATCTTTTTCCTGCCGGAATGCGGGGCAAGGCGACGGTCGTTATTGAGGAAATGGGCACCGTTGTAAGTAAATACGTCCGCGGGCAGGTACTGCTTAGTATCATTATGGGGTTTATCGTTTTTAGTGGCATGTACTTGCTCGGTCTCGACTATCCCCTTGTTTTGGGATTATTAGCCGGATTGACCGAGTTCATTCCCATCATTGGCCCTATCATCGGCGCCATTCCAGCGGTACTGCTCGCCTATGCCACTGAGCCGGCGTTGGCTTTGAAGGTTATAATTTTTTATTTTTTGGCCCAGCAACTGGAAAATCATATCATTTTGCCCAAGATCATGGGACATACCATTGATCTTCATCCGGTGTTTGTCATGGTCAGTCTGTTGATTGGTGGCCAACTGTACGGCATTATGGGGATGATGCTGGCCGTACCGGTAGCGGCAATTCTACGGGTGCTTCTAAAGCATCTTTGGTATTACGGCGAAGGATAGGTGATACATAATGATAGATATGGCTGAATTAAGGCAAAGATTTTCCGAGCGCCAATATAAGCTGACACCGCAGCGCCAGATCATCCTCCAAGCGTTCATTGATCACCAGGATAAACATCTAAGCGCCGAAGACGTGTATACCATTGTGCGCAAGCAGTCGCCGGAAATTGGCTTGGCGACGGTCTATCGCACGCTCGAACTCTTAAGCGACCTTGAAATCCTGCAAAAACTTGATTTTGGCGACGGGCGCAGTCGCTACGAAATTAATGAGACTAACACGCCGCATCACCACCATCACCTAATCTGTTTGAGTTGTGGCAAGGTTAAGGAATTTGAGGATGATCTGTTAGAAACACTGGAGGCAGTTATCGCCCGTAAGAGTAGATTTAAAATCGTCGATCATCAAGTAAAGTTTTATGGTTACTGCCGGGAGTGTCAGGAAGAAAGTGACGATCCATGACTATTAAGCGGTTTGTGGTAGCCGGCAACGGCCAGGATGTACCGGTCGTTAATGAAATTATGCAGCTTTTTGGCCTGGACAACGGAGGTTTTTTTCCGGAAAGGCTAATTCCGGGCGATGGCAGTTTCGCTACAGATACAATCGTGGTGCGCAGTCATACAATACTTGTTCCTCGGTTTGCCATTCTGACCGAATTATTCTATTGGCGGGAAGATGGCGCTTTGGCCTGCCGGATACGGCGGGCGGAAG contains the following coding sequences:
- a CDS encoding vWA domain-containing protein; protein product: MAEGNWQEDARFLAKIAWPAERLAALIRADKGARIGQSTVVSQKLHTFNPAMPEEIQVLQDLDAGQMFYRRRDRGKVYHLDIFHQCGLVDHRQVAAAIKEAVNAYNFHFALHNAVFFNKTGNVVKADWIDVQTGTGGGRVTGSLKFGKKLSLRRAHENHVHLAVMLPNEHIACLFYLVAAVEHVILGCQLELRQNERIVHKQGGGHGGECDLSPYADQTDSFLRDKDTTQLSQPVKERQYVQDTVELAEDFDSVREMREILQELAENPTRTQMLRKLERNGKSEQVLDRLTGLGIVAADGKRISLTPYGREFKDYLDRHLPDLEAHLRRAIRLLKPRSPDQGRSKARMQAMHGQEQRHAKRWTVGGSLGQLAVAETVIAAAQRCAAGPGGPFTIGSQDIHHFIRKKKSKTDICLIIDASASMSGQRVGAAKLLAKHLLLSTSDRVAVIVFQENQARVQVPLTRDFAQAESSLAHIESFGSTPLALGLKVGIEYLKESRAKNPLVILITDGVPTVGDITGDPLADALTAAASIKSHGYGFTCIGLKPHRDYLTQVAQAAGGNIYVLDELEKQVLVQTAWSECRPRWY
- a CDS encoding LapA family protein codes for the protein MRFLFLSFVFALLVAIFAVQNSLPVTVTFLMWSFQTSLVIIILGAATFGALVIVSLATLAQFRLQRTISLLTQRLSDLETENNELKAKLNSGTEQIDPNKPAAENQATNHESL
- a CDS encoding adenine phosphoribosyltransferase, producing the protein MNFKDNIRIIPDFPEPGIRFKDITTLLKDGAVFHQAIDALCAAYAEEQIDLVVGPEARGFAVGAPVAYRLGAGFVPVRKPGKLPAETLRYEYTLEYGKDALEIHRDAIIPGQRVLIVDDLLATGGTTEATIRMVEQLGGKVVGLAFLIELSYLNGRNRLKDYRIVSLAVY
- a CDS encoding RelA/SpoT family protein; amino-acid sequence: MVSEAKANIEEIIKQIQSYQPDAPIELVQKAYAFAGEAHRGQYRVSGEEYITHPLGVAKILADLQIDALTISAGLLHDVVEDTPVTLEEIEKQFGKEIAMLVDGVTKLSRMEYKSKEEQQLESYRKMFLAMAKDIRVVLIKLADRLHNMRTLKYMPPAKQKEIARETLEIFAPLANRLGIFSIKWELEDLAFRFLEPEKYYELVEKVKQKRQEREALINEAIKILSERLTAMGIKAEIQGRPKHFYSIYKKMQKDNKDLSEIYDLSAVRVIVDTIKDCYAALGIVHTLWKPIPGRFKDYIAMPKSNMYQSLHTTVIGLQGQPLEIQIRTVEMHRTSEYGIAAHWRYKEGGKGTDRDFEQKLSWLRQLLEWHQELRDPREFMEALKLDVFADEVFVFTPKGDVIDLPAGSVPIDFAYRIHTDVGHRCVGARVNGKIVPLEYKLANGDIVEIITSKHSSGPSLDWLNIVGSPETRNKIRQWFKKEKREENIAKGREMIERESKRLGYDWRELTKGDRLNEIAKKMNLANEEDLLSALGYGGVTLHSVMTKLLEAHKKEIKSTTPPALSRLLTELKPKRPRSKNSHGILVKGEAGVLVRLARCCNPIPGDPIVGYVTRGRGVSVHRADCTNILSHPEEYERVIEVAWDIEAADIYRVTVEVTAMDRPGVLSDIMMVAAETKTNVSAVNARVHKNKMATISLGLDIHDLTQLEHIMAKMRRVKDVFSVHRATPSSAGGI
- the dtd gene encoding D-aminoacyl-tRNA deacylase translates to MRAVVQRTDAASVIVDNQEIANIGRGLTVLLGVGEDDDEQDVRYLADKIVNLRIFPDNAGKMNLSLRDINGELLVVSQFTLYGDCRKGRRPSFDAAAAPENARRLYEMFIVCCRQQGLRVACGQFQAEMIVRLANHGPVTLLLDSKRVF
- a CDS encoding MBL fold metallo-hydrolase — translated: MKIIALEVGSLGTNCYIVYCEKTRAAAVIDPGGNAEEILAVINGENLKVECIINTHGHADHIQANAKIKQATCAPIFIHREDADMLTSIHRNLSVFIGGGIKCEPADRLLQDGDIIRIGEIALTVIHTPGHTPGGICLLGGDVLFSGDTLFAESIGRTDFPGGSYRQLIHSIKEKLMVLDDNVRVLPGHGPETTIGWERQHNPFIQ
- a CDS encoding AI-2E family transporter; the protein is MFPARWVKFGVLVAGLYLLSKATAIYLPIILATILAFVLNPVVNWLCSLSLGPKKQACSRPVAILLGFFLAALLLSLMATYILLPFAQESDKLADSLPALLIKIRTLTSTIEYRANMAEVPDNVRVLIDEGLARAAAFSVELAQRAINAFIGFASQVVELIVVPVLTYYFLKDWRDLKRMAVDLFPAGMRGKATVVIEEMGTVVSKYVRGQVLLSIIMGFIVFSGMYLLGLDYPLVLGLLAGLTEFIPIIGPIIGAIPAVLLAYATEPALALKVIIFYFLAQQLENHIILPKIMGHTIDLHPVFVMVSLLIGGQLYGIMGMMLAVPVAAILRVLLKHLWYYGEG
- a CDS encoding Fur family transcriptional regulator: MMIDMAELRQRFSERQYKLTPQRQIILQAFIDHQDKHLSAEDVYTIVRKQSPEIGLATVYRTLELLSDLEILQKLDFGDGRSRYEINETNTPHHHHHLICLSCGKVKEFEDDLLETLEAVIARKSRFKIVDHQVKFYGYCRECQEESDDP